A genome region from Solirubrobacter pauli includes the following:
- a CDS encoding DUF4153 domain-containing protein translates to MTEHIGPPERPGGNEPAPGGNDDARPYGVGPEGPDTSGDGARGARPDTSRGWRPERPAGPGARAVPVIPGIGVWPPVERVVPPLRPEPAGRTAIALAAVPVWAARAVVGVALLAGALVVGSPLGLGVTIVLSALYAIAARVRRAAAVPDVDLRTRPEPARRDRWTGVWWALAAGLALVPTLRAAVWVVVPCLIVCVAVASLAASDGRRWGELWAGLGAVWVRLPGGTYLVGMATARGASFGPAARGAALAVALLGVFVPLLVSADAAFAELLEGWAPSLDMPIERTLVAVLFLALGGGLLFTAVAPFRPAPVPVSRTLARAEWALPLGALVALLGGFVALQLTILFGGDAYVQQTANLTYAEYARNGFGQLVAVAALTLAVVGAAARWARDRGSLLRVLLSALSVLTLVMLVSALHRLQLLEDAYGFTRLRFAAHAILLWLGALFTLVLVARGARWLPRAMLTTTVAAFLAFALADPDRRIAEWNVDRYERSGKVDATYLGGLSADAIPVLKGMECVPPMPAHDGFGGINLARERALASGVTGKDCTARDDWG, encoded by the coding sequence ATGACCGAGCACATCGGCCCGCCGGAACGTCCCGGCGGGAACGAGCCCGCCCCGGGCGGGAACGACGACGCGCGCCCGTACGGCGTGGGGCCGGAGGGTCCGGATACGTCGGGCGACGGCGCGCGCGGGGCACGGCCGGACACGTCGCGCGGCTGGCGGCCGGAACGTCCGGCCGGGCCCGGTGCGCGGGCGGTGCCCGTCATACCCGGCATCGGCGTGTGGCCTCCCGTCGAGCGCGTCGTGCCGCCGTTGCGGCCCGAGCCCGCCGGCCGCACGGCGATCGCGCTCGCGGCCGTGCCCGTGTGGGCCGCGCGGGCGGTCGTCGGCGTCGCCCTGCTCGCCGGTGCGCTCGTGGTCGGCTCGCCGCTCGGACTCGGCGTGACGATCGTGCTGTCGGCGCTGTACGCGATCGCGGCCCGGGTGCGGCGTGCGGCCGCGGTGCCGGACGTCGACCTGCGCACGCGGCCGGAGCCCGCCCGGCGTGACCGGTGGACGGGCGTGTGGTGGGCGCTGGCCGCCGGGCTCGCGCTCGTGCCGACGCTGCGGGCGGCGGTGTGGGTGGTCGTGCCGTGCCTCATCGTGTGCGTCGCGGTGGCTTCGCTCGCCGCGTCGGACGGGCGGCGGTGGGGCGAGCTGTGGGCTGGGCTCGGCGCGGTCTGGGTGCGGCTGCCCGGCGGGACGTACCTGGTCGGCATGGCCACGGCGCGTGGCGCGTCCTTCGGGCCGGCGGCGCGCGGCGCCGCGCTGGCCGTCGCGCTGCTCGGGGTGTTCGTGCCGCTGCTCGTGAGCGCGGACGCGGCGTTCGCGGAGCTGCTGGAGGGCTGGGCGCCGTCGCTGGACATGCCGATCGAGCGCACGCTGGTCGCAGTGCTCTTCCTCGCGCTCGGCGGTGGGCTGCTGTTCACCGCGGTGGCGCCGTTCCGCCCCGCGCCCGTGCCGGTCTCACGGACGCTCGCGCGCGCCGAGTGGGCGCTTCCGCTCGGCGCGCTGGTCGCACTGCTGGGTGGCTTCGTCGCGCTCCAGCTGACGATCCTGTTCGGCGGCGACGCCTACGTGCAGCAGACCGCGAACCTGACGTACGCCGAGTACGCGCGCAACGGGTTCGGCCAGCTCGTCGCGGTCGCGGCGCTGACGCTCGCCGTGGTCGGCGCGGCCGCGCGCTGGGCTCGCGACCGCGGGTCGCTGCTGCGCGTCCTGCTCTCCGCGCTGTCGGTGCTGACGCTCGTGATGCTCGTCTCGGCGCTGCACCGGCTGCAACTGCTCGAGGACGCGTACGGCTTCACCCGCCTGCGCTTCGCGGCGCACGCGATCCTGCTCTGGCTCGGCGCGCTCTTCACGCTCGTGCTCGTCGCGCGCGGTGCCCGCTGGCTCCCGCGCGCCATGCTCACGACGACCGTCGCGGCGTTCCTGGCGTTCGCGCTCGCCGACCCCGACCGCCGGATCGCCGAGTGGAACGTGGACCGCTACGAGCGCAGCGGCAAGGTCGACGCCACCTACCTCGGTGGCCTCTCCGCCGACGCGATCCCGGTGCTCAAGGGCATGGAGTGCGTGCCGCCGATGCCCGCGCACGACGGCTTCGGCGGCATCAACCTCGCGCGCGAGCGGGCGCTCGCGTCCGGCGTCACCGGGAAGGACTGCACGGCCCGCGATGATTGGGGCTGA
- a CDS encoding class I SAM-dependent methyltransferase, whose amino-acid sequence MRQFYEDFWADGPDEDGEPYAWALRRGLLQAELRPGDRVLDYGCGTGRFLTLLDDGAGVEIAEAAVLRARATGADVRLLEDDGTIPFGHGEFDLVWCSEVLEHIPDVGFALAEIRRVLKPGGRLLATVPYHGRFQAAWIALTRFEAHFDPLGQHVRFFTRRSLTEALEVNGFEPAVRHEGELLVARAART is encoded by the coding sequence ATGCGTCAGTTCTACGAGGACTTCTGGGCGGACGGGCCGGACGAGGACGGCGAGCCGTACGCCTGGGCGCTCCGCCGCGGCCTGCTGCAGGCCGAGCTGCGCCCCGGCGACCGCGTGCTCGACTACGGCTGCGGCACCGGCCGCTTCCTCACGCTGCTCGATGACGGGGCGGGTGTGGAGATCGCCGAGGCGGCCGTCCTGCGCGCTCGCGCGACCGGCGCCGACGTGCGGCTGCTCGAGGACGACGGGACGATCCCGTTCGGCCACGGCGAGTTCGACCTCGTCTGGTGCTCGGAGGTGCTCGAGCACATCCCGGACGTCGGCTTCGCGCTCGCGGAGATCCGGCGCGTGCTGAAGCCGGGCGGCCGCCTGCTGGCAACCGTCCCCTACCACGGCCGCTTCCAGGCCGCCTGGATCGCCCTGACGCGCTTCGAGGCGCACTTCGACCCGCTGGGCCAGCACGTGCGCTTCTTCACGCGCCGCTCGCTCACCGAGGCCCTGGAGGTCAACGGCTTCGAGCCGGCCGTCCGCCACGAGGGCGAGCTGCTGGTCGCGCGCGCGGCGCGAACCTGA
- a CDS encoding O-antigen ligase family protein, which yields MSSLARSRFRRYVGRRDPLRQRLQQLDLPQPPDSGHPLTIAIVIAVVATAFASRGGSQLERTTWTQIAIMVVGAGLCAAALLVPRSPLTPARFRGAASLAAFALLAVYTALSITWSLMPSDSWNEAMRTIAYLAAFAGALALGRLAPSRWTAVLYGIAAGAVALSLWSLLTKVFPGALAPDDSFARLRPPSDYWNSVGLTAALGIPPLLWLAARRSGHAAFNVLAWPGLGIAVTALLLAYSRGALLALAIGLGLWFTFVPLRLRGVIALGSVVLTVLPLFVWASAQDGLTRDGAELGLRIDAGQALGALILLLIVAMTIAGLAVGFLSSVHPPGQRTRVRAGRVLGAALLAVPIVALVLLATASGGISGQVSKAWKQATDPEVSAPTNSPSRLTETSSGRARYWNEAFKVHAEAPWLGTGAGAYGTLRLKYRLDERRVEHAHGYVVQTLADLGWVGLAISLLAAGAWLVTAAGTVGVRRRDRQLHWDAERVGVATLAVVAIVFAVHSTFDWTWFVPANALPALICAGWVASRPTLRERYGVVPATEPALETPRAPLEARLGFAGLLLLIAFFASWSALQPIRALHAQDAALTRFEAGQVSQAASIAKIAHERNPLSVDPLFELAAIEQARGNDKEALRILGDAIDREPANPETWRRLGQARMDIGDAKGALSAFRAAYYLDPRNLRSVSDVVVAARAAGAS from the coding sequence GTGTCCTCACTCGCGCGAAGCCGATTTAGACGGTACGTCGGGCGCCGGGACCCGCTGCGCCAGCGGCTGCAGCAGCTCGACCTGCCGCAGCCGCCCGACAGCGGACACCCGCTGACGATCGCGATCGTGATCGCGGTCGTCGCGACCGCGTTCGCCTCGCGCGGCGGCTCCCAGCTCGAGCGCACGACCTGGACCCAGATCGCGATCATGGTCGTGGGCGCCGGGCTGTGCGCGGCGGCGCTGCTGGTGCCGCGCTCGCCGCTGACGCCGGCGCGCTTCCGCGGCGCCGCGTCGCTCGCCGCCTTCGCGCTGCTCGCCGTCTACACGGCGCTGTCGATCACGTGGTCGCTGATGCCCAGCGACTCGTGGAACGAGGCCATGCGCACGATCGCGTACCTGGCGGCGTTCGCGGGTGCGCTCGCGCTCGGGCGGCTCGCGCCGTCGCGCTGGACGGCCGTGCTCTACGGCATCGCCGCGGGCGCCGTCGCGCTCTCCCTCTGGTCGCTGCTGACCAAGGTCTTCCCGGGCGCGCTCGCGCCCGACGACTCGTTCGCGCGGCTGCGGCCACCGTCGGACTACTGGAACAGCGTCGGCCTGACCGCCGCGCTGGGCATCCCGCCGCTGCTGTGGCTCGCGGCGCGCCGCTCCGGCCACGCCGCGTTCAACGTGCTGGCCTGGCCCGGCCTCGGCATCGCCGTCACGGCGCTCCTGCTGGCCTACAGCCGCGGTGCGCTGCTCGCGCTCGCGATCGGCCTCGGGCTGTGGTTCACGTTCGTGCCGCTGCGACTGCGCGGCGTGATCGCGCTCGGCAGCGTCGTGCTGACCGTGCTGCCGTTGTTCGTGTGGGCGTCCGCGCAGGACGGCCTCACCCGCGACGGCGCGGAGCTCGGCCTGCGGATCGACGCCGGCCAGGCGCTCGGCGCGCTGATCCTGCTCCTGATCGTGGCCATGACGATCGCCGGCCTCGCCGTCGGCTTCCTCTCGAGCGTGCACCCGCCGGGCCAGCGCACGCGGGTGCGCGCGGGGCGCGTCCTCGGCGCGGCCCTCCTCGCCGTGCCGATCGTCGCCCTGGTCCTGCTCGCGACCGCGTCCGGCGGCATCAGCGGCCAGGTGTCCAAGGCGTGGAAGCAGGCCACGGACCCGGAGGTGTCGGCGCCGACGAACTCGCCGTCGCGGCTGACCGAGACGTCCTCCGGGCGCGCCCGCTACTGGAACGAGGCCTTCAAGGTCCACGCCGAGGCGCCGTGGCTGGGCACGGGCGCGGGCGCGTACGGCACGCTGCGGCTCAAGTACCGCCTGGACGAGCGGCGCGTGGAGCACGCGCACGGCTACGTCGTCCAGACGCTGGCCGACCTGGGCTGGGTCGGGCTCGCGATCTCCCTGCTGGCCGCGGGTGCCTGGCTCGTGACCGCCGCCGGCACCGTCGGCGTGCGTCGCAGGGACCGGCAGCTGCACTGGGACGCGGAGCGCGTGGGCGTGGCGACGCTGGCCGTCGTCGCGATCGTGTTCGCCGTCCACTCCACCTTCGACTGGACGTGGTTCGTGCCCGCGAACGCGTTGCCCGCGCTGATCTGCGCCGGCTGGGTGGCTTCACGACCGACCCTGCGCGAGCGCTACGGCGTCGTGCCGGCCACCGAGCCCGCGCTGGAGACGCCGCGCGCGCCGCTGGAGGCGCGGCTGGGCTTCGCCGGGTTGCTGCTGCTGATCGCGTTCTTCGCCTCCTGGAGCGCCCTGCAGCCGATCCGCGCGCTGCACGCGCAGGATGCGGCGCTCACGCGGTTCGAGGCCGGCCAGGTGTCGCAGGCCGCCTCGATCGCGAAGATCGCGCACGAGCGCAACCCGCTCTCGGTCGACCCGCTGTTCGAGCTCGCGGCGATCGAGCAGGCGCGCGGGAACGACAAGGAGGCGCTCCGGATCCTCGGGGACGCGATCGACCGCGAGCCCGCGAACCCGGAGACGTGGCGCCGGCTCGGGCAGGCGCGGATGGACATCGGCGACGCGAAGGGCGCGCTGTCGGCGTTCCGGGCCGCGTACTACCTGGACCCGCGCAACCTGCGCAGCGTCAGCGACGTCGTCGTCGCCGCCCGCGCGGCCGGCGCTTCCTAA
- a CDS encoding glycosyltransferase family 4 protein — MTKPVLFVTNHAPPFRIGAFKALHERENVVFALIGGDVRHGGGGTRAEALPFPVIAPSQRAVARIAASGRYRAVIAGLSGKVALPAAYAGARAGRVPFVLWATIWAHPRTAAHALSYLPLRHIYRRADAIATYGPHVSAYVRSKHPRGPVFEAPQAVDGAFWGAAATPDRRADFQVLFAGRPAPEKGFDVLRQAVDPRSLVVADGRSPQQLRNLYAGSDVLVVPSLPTRDFLEPWGLVVNEAFHQGTPVIATDAVGAAAGGLVQHERTGLIVPAGDVDALRAAIRRLQDDGALRRSLGENARHEVAKYTYDAWAEGMSRALDAC, encoded by the coding sequence ATGACCAAGCCGGTCCTGTTCGTCACCAACCACGCGCCGCCGTTCCGGATCGGCGCGTTCAAGGCCTTGCACGAGCGGGAGAACGTGGTGTTCGCGCTGATCGGCGGCGACGTGCGCCACGGCGGCGGCGGAACGCGGGCCGAAGCCCTTCCGTTCCCGGTGATCGCCCCGTCCCAGCGCGCCGTCGCCCGGATCGCCGCGTCCGGCCGCTACCGCGCCGTCATCGCCGGCCTCAGCGGCAAGGTCGCGCTGCCCGCCGCCTACGCGGGCGCCCGCGCCGGCCGGGTCCCGTTCGTCCTCTGGGCGACGATCTGGGCGCACCCGCGCACCGCGGCGCACGCGCTGTCGTACCTCCCGCTGCGGCACATCTACCGCCGTGCGGACGCGATCGCCACCTACGGCCCGCACGTGAGCGCCTACGTCCGCAGCAAGCACCCGCGCGGCCCCGTCTTCGAGGCCCCGCAGGCCGTCGACGGCGCGTTCTGGGGCGCCGCGGCCACCCCGGACCGACGCGCCGACTTCCAGGTGCTGTTCGCCGGCCGTCCCGCGCCGGAGAAGGGCTTCGACGTCCTCCGGCAGGCCGTCGACCCGCGCTCGCTGGTGGTGGCGGACGGGCGGTCGCCGCAGCAACTCCGCAACCTCTACGCCGGTAGCGACGTCTTAGTAGTGCCGTCGCTCCCCACTCGCGACTTCCTCGAGCCGTGGGGGCTCGTCGTCAACGAAGCCTTCCACCAAGGAACCCCCGTGATCGCCACCGACGCCGTAGGAGCCGCCGCGGGTGGGCTCGTCCAGCACGAGCGCACCGGCCTGATCGTCCCGGCCGGGGACGTCGACGCGCTGCGCGCGGCGATCCGCCGCCTGCAGGACGACGGCGCCCTGCGCCGAAGCCTCGGCGAGAACGCCCGCCATGAGGTCGCGAAGTACACCTACGACGCCTGGGCCGAGGGCATGTCCCGCGCCCTGGACGCCTGCTAG
- a CDS encoding glycosyltransferase, with product MRVVVVAEYYPRRADPALGVWAHRQALAARDAGADVEVVVLHRPVPSKAALRQRDVRALVAPLRQPLRTTLDGIRVTYAPFVAPPRPRSYPQWGAYAAPSLALALRTLKPFDLVHAHYAAPAGDAVRRLGLPVPTVVSVHGGDVLGVATRWRGGRAVVERSLRAAKLVLANSEGIADRCRALGAQAVRVVHLGTDVPERTTTGTDIVTVGNLIARKRHADVIRALPPGARYVVIGDGPERPALERLAAGKDVVFRGALPPGQALAEARRGGVFVLPSVDEAFGVAYIEAMAAGLPAIGTRGEYGPEEIARCGGGMTLTTPEALGATLRHVIERRAELGAAARANVEAHFTWARTGAGTVAAYEDALR from the coding sequence GTGAGGGTGGTCGTGGTCGCCGAGTACTACCCGCGCCGCGCCGACCCCGCGCTCGGCGTCTGGGCGCACCGCCAGGCGCTCGCGGCGCGGGATGCGGGCGCCGACGTCGAGGTGGTCGTGCTGCACCGCCCCGTGCCGTCGAAGGCGGCGCTCCGGCAGCGCGACGTGCGGGCGCTCGTCGCGCCGCTCAGGCAGCCGCTGCGCACGACGCTGGACGGGATCCGCGTGACGTACGCGCCGTTCGTGGCGCCACCGCGGCCGCGGTCCTACCCGCAGTGGGGCGCGTACGCCGCGCCGTCGCTCGCGCTCGCGTTGCGGACGCTGAAGCCGTTCGACCTCGTGCACGCGCACTACGCGGCGCCCGCCGGAGACGCGGTGCGCCGCCTCGGCCTGCCGGTCCCGACCGTGGTCAGCGTCCACGGCGGGGACGTGCTCGGCGTCGCGACGCGCTGGCGCGGCGGCCGGGCGGTCGTGGAGCGGTCGCTGCGCGCCGCGAAGCTCGTGCTGGCCAACTCCGAGGGGATCGCAGACCGCTGCCGCGCGCTCGGCGCCCAGGCCGTCCGCGTCGTCCACCTGGGCACGGACGTCCCGGAGCGCACGACCACCGGCACGGACATCGTCACGGTCGGCAACCTGATCGCCCGCAAGCGCCACGCGGACGTGATCCGCGCGCTGCCGCCGGGCGCGCGCTACGTGGTCATCGGCGACGGCCCGGAGCGCCCGGCGCTCGAGCGGCTCGCCGCGGGCAAGGACGTCGTCTTCCGCGGCGCGCTCCCGCCGGGCCAGGCGCTCGCCGAGGCGCGCCGCGGCGGCGTCTTCGTCCTCCCGAGCGTCGACGAGGCGTTCGGCGTCGCCTACATCGAGGCGATGGCCGCGGGCCTCCCCGCGATCGGCACGCGGGGCGAGTACGGCCCCGAGGAGATCGCGCGCTGCGGTGGCGGGATGACGCTCACCACGCCCGAGGCGCTCGGAGCCACGCTCCGACACGTGATCGAGCGGCGCGCCGAGCTGGGGGCGGCCGCGCGCGCGAACGTCGAGGCCCACTTCACCTGGGCGCGCACCGGCGCCGGCACGGTCGCCGCCTACGAGGACGCGCTGCGATGA